A stretch of Paenibacillus sp. URB8-2 DNA encodes these proteins:
- a CDS encoding PHP domain-containing protein has product MSELVQEFEAAGAASIGRCDLHTHTLASDGMQPSAENVRLAKEKGLAAVAITDHDTVAGVADALRAGEHYGITVVPGVEISTRSGGKDIHVLGYNVDFRDKSFLRRLAELRDTRAARNEAIIERLQGLGIEITMEAVVRGIGRELKPDESVGRPHIADELVRLGAASDMRNAFDKYLAEGKAAFVAPPRISPVEASRWIAEAKGKAVLAHPGLYGDDELVRSILGGGGFAGVEVYHSDHGPAEEERYLEMAREYGMLVTGGSDFHGARGGVIFHGDLGSVTVGADVLERLKA; this is encoded by the coding sequence ATGAGCGAATTGGTACAAGAATTTGAGGCCGCCGGAGCCGCGTCTATCGGGCGCTGCGATCTGCACACGCACACGCTTGCGTCCGACGGCATGCAGCCTTCGGCTGAAAATGTGCGTCTTGCCAAGGAAAAGGGCCTGGCCGCGGTCGCCATTACGGATCACGATACGGTTGCGGGCGTGGCTGACGCGCTGAGGGCCGGGGAACATTACGGCATTACGGTCGTTCCCGGCGTTGAAATCAGCACCCGCTCCGGCGGCAAAGACATCCACGTCCTCGGATATAATGTGGATTTCCGGGACAAATCGTTCCTGAGACGGCTGGCCGAACTGCGGGACACCCGCGCCGCGCGAAATGAGGCTATAATCGAGCGGCTGCAAGGGCTGGGCATTGAGATCACGATGGAGGCCGTCGTCCGGGGAATCGGCCGGGAGCTGAAGCCGGATGAGAGCGTCGGCAGGCCGCATATCGCGGACGAACTGGTGCGGCTCGGTGCGGCGTCGGATATGCGAAATGCCTTCGACAAGTATCTGGCAGAGGGAAAGGCCGCCTTTGTGGCACCGCCGCGCATCTCCCCCGTAGAAGCCAGTCGCTGGATCGCCGAAGCGAAGGGTAAGGCGGTACTGGCCCATCCCGGGCTGTACGGCGACGATGAATTAGTGCGCAGCATTCTCGGCGGCGGCGGATTCGCCGGCGTTGAGGTTTATCACTCCGACCACGGCCCCGCCGAGGAGGAACGCTACCTTGAGATGGCACGGGAGTACGGCATGCTGGTTACGGGCGGCTCGGATTTTCACGGCGCGCGGGGCGGCGTGATCTTTCACGGCGATCTCGGAAGCGTGACGGTTGGAGCGGATGTGCTGGAGCGGTTGAAGGCTTAA
- a CDS encoding Rqc2 family fibronectin-binding protein: MALDGIVTRAIVTELQACIGQRISKIYQPGDHDLVFTLRGAGGGGKLLLSANPTYPRLHFTERNTLNPAEAPMFCMLMRKHCEGGVIEAVSQVGMERIIHFDIRQRDELGDVSSKKIIIELMGRHSNIILTDVSAGTIIDGIHHVTPAISSYRIVMPGFAYTQPPEQNKHNPLDVSRSGFMQLYRDAEEKQAEPAAETEALPDEGAESSGDRRIGRENPGKSAPKPPSLDPIAWIVDTFSGISPLIAQEIALRSGQTRDDETADGVRGYSGNEIGFEDRLADAFESIMEPVRRREFSPVIGTNAKGKLVFSAIPLTLPEGKTKHYDTISRCMEDYYGDKAERDTVKQRVSDLLRFLTNERSKNVKKLANLHADLEEAGGAEQYRIRGELLFASLHTLSKGDKEVRLVNYYDEDQAEITVPLDPLLTPSDNAQRYFKKYNKYKNSLAVIEEQLGKTHEEIRYMEGLLQQLDHASLNDIEEIREELVAGGYLRDRSKKGKKKKKPTRPTLQVFTSSEGLEIYVGKNNLQNEYLTNRLAGSNETWLHTKDIPGSHVVIRGEKFGDATLNEAAQLAAYFSQAKHSSSVPVDSTLIRHVRKPSGSKPGFVIYDHQRTLFVTPDEEMIKRLPSTLKS, encoded by the coding sequence ATGGCACTCGACGGCATCGTGACCCGCGCCATTGTAACTGAGCTTCAGGCATGCATTGGACAGCGGATCAGTAAAATATATCAACCCGGCGATCACGATCTTGTATTTACACTCCGAGGCGCAGGCGGTGGCGGCAAGCTGCTGTTGTCGGCCAATCCGACCTATCCGCGCCTGCATTTTACGGAAAGAAACACCCTGAATCCAGCAGAAGCCCCCATGTTCTGCATGCTGATGCGCAAGCACTGCGAGGGCGGCGTTATTGAAGCTGTCTCCCAAGTGGGGATGGAACGCATTATTCATTTCGATATCCGGCAAAGGGATGAGCTCGGAGACGTATCTTCCAAAAAAATCATCATCGAGCTGATGGGCCGCCACAGCAACATCATCCTGACCGACGTCTCCGCAGGCACAATTATTGACGGCATTCATCATGTTACTCCTGCCATCAGCAGCTACCGGATTGTCATGCCCGGCTTTGCCTACACGCAGCCGCCGGAGCAGAACAAACATAACCCGCTGGACGTATCGCGGAGCGGTTTCATGCAGCTGTACCGCGATGCCGAGGAGAAGCAGGCGGAGCCTGCGGCGGAAACGGAAGCTCTCCCTGACGAGGGGGCGGAAAGCTCAGGTGACCGGAGAATAGGCCGGGAGAATCCGGGAAAAAGCGCCCCTAAACCGCCTTCTCTCGATCCCATTGCCTGGATCGTCGATACCTTCAGCGGCATCAGCCCGCTGATCGCGCAGGAAATCGCGCTGCGTTCCGGGCAGACCCGAGACGACGAGACTGCGGATGGGGTCCGCGGATACTCCGGGAACGAAATCGGATTCGAAGACAGGCTCGCTGACGCCTTCGAATCTATTATGGAACCGGTCCGCCGGCGTGAATTCTCTCCGGTTATCGGCACGAACGCCAAAGGGAAGCTTGTCTTTTCCGCGATTCCGCTGACGCTGCCGGAAGGCAAGACGAAGCATTACGACACGATCAGCCGCTGTATGGAAGACTATTACGGAGATAAAGCCGAGCGGGACACGGTAAAGCAGCGAGTAAGCGACTTGCTCCGTTTCCTGACGAACGAACGGAGCAAAAATGTCAAGAAGCTGGCCAACCTCCATGCGGATCTTGAGGAAGCCGGCGGAGCCGAGCAGTATCGGATTCGCGGGGAGCTGCTGTTCGCGTCGCTGCACACATTGTCCAAAGGCGACAAGGAAGTTCGCCTGGTCAATTATTACGATGAGGATCAGGCTGAGATCACGGTCCCGCTAGATCCGCTGCTTACTCCGTCCGACAATGCGCAGCGCTATTTTAAAAAATACAATAAATACAAAAACAGCCTCGCGGTAATCGAAGAACAGCTTGGAAAGACGCATGAGGAAATCCGCTATATGGAAGGCCTGCTTCAACAGCTCGATCACGCTTCCCTGAACGACATCGAGGAAATCCGGGAAGAGCTCGTGGCCGGAGGATACCTTCGGGACCGCAGCAAAAAGGGCAAAAAGAAAAAGAAGCCTACCCGGCCGACACTCCAGGTGTTCACTTCTTCGGAAGGTTTGGAAATCTATGTAGGTAAAAACAACCTGCAAAATGAGTACCTGACGAACCGCCTGGCCGGATCTAACGAAACGTGGCTGCATACGAAGGATATTCCCGGTTCGCATGTCGTGATCCGAGGAGAAAAATTCGGCGACGCTACGCTCAATGAAGCCGCGCAGCTCGCCGCTTATTTCAGCCAGGCCAAGCATTCCAGCAGTGTACCGGTGGACTCCACGCTGATCCGGCATGTCCGCAAGCCAAGCGGCTCCAAGCCCGGCTTCGTCATTTATGACCATCAGCGGACTCTGTTTGTGACGCCGGATGAAGAAATGATCAAACGGCTTCCAAGCACGCTAAAAAGCTGA
- a CDS encoding calcium-translocating P-type ATPase, SERCA-type, which yields MEQKSWHRLSSDELQKTFAVSPQRGLGDEEAEARRRENGLNELSEGKKVSPLTLLLNQFKDFMVLVLMGATLVSGLLGEYLDAITIVAIIALNGLLGFVQEFRAERSLRALKQLSAPSAKALRDGTVQHIPAKLLVPGDIVLLESGDRVPADVRWLKCSSLYCEESALTGESLPVSKHSEPIHDEEVPLGDQKNIGFMGTMVTRGTGKAIVVRTGMGTEMGKIADLIQSTDAQETPLQRRLEQLGKILIYVSLALTVVVVLAGILHGQPAVSMFLAGVSLAVAAIPEGLPAIVTIALALGVQRMIKRKAIVRKLPSVETLGCASVICSDKTGTLTQNKMTVTRVWNGGRSLEVTGEGYAPEGAVLLKGKPAELKNDQSLRRLLQIGALCNNAEIYETVPEEAKAKRKGKGKVKGGDGETSPSAAAKVWELKGDPTEGALVALSAKMGLTASALAVTFSREKEFPFDSERKLMSVIVSHPGGRMVCTKGAPDVLLSRCSYMMWEGQVVPCTPTLRQKALDANEAMASDALRVLGLAYRELRPNEHADSEKEAEGQLIFAGLAGMIDPPRREVRDAISVTRRAGIKTVMITGDHGTTAEAIAHQLGILQRGGKVLTGSQLSRMDDDALDKLSDSVYVYARVSPEHKLRIVKSLQRHGHVVAMTGDGVNDAPAIKAADIGIAMGITGTDVTKEASALILGDDNFSTIVAAIEEGRSIYENIRKFIRYLLASNVGEILTMFFAMMLGLPLPLVPIQILWVNLVTDGLPAMALGVDQPEKDLMEHKPRGAKENIFARRLGWKIVSRGILIGLCTLAAFWLTLRVAPQDPARLIQAQSVAFATLVMAQLFHVFDCRSSRSVFHRNPFQNKYLVLAVLSSVLLMLAVMYIPALQPVFKTVPLGFRDWSLCLVASGIPTFLMGAASVWGGKHSRKRLRAGGVGGGRSMPKSTKISA from the coding sequence ATGGAACAAAAAAGTTGGCACAGGCTCAGCAGTGATGAACTGCAGAAAACATTCGCTGTTTCGCCGCAGCGGGGCCTTGGCGATGAGGAGGCTGAAGCAAGACGCAGGGAGAACGGCCTGAACGAGCTTTCGGAGGGGAAGAAAGTATCCCCGCTGACGCTGCTGCTGAATCAGTTCAAGGACTTCATGGTCCTCGTGCTTATGGGGGCGACGCTTGTATCGGGGCTGCTGGGTGAATACCTGGATGCGATCACGATTGTCGCCATCATCGCCCTGAACGGGCTCCTCGGATTCGTTCAGGAGTTTCGGGCGGAGCGCTCGCTGCGGGCGCTGAAGCAGCTGTCTGCGCCGTCGGCCAAAGCGCTGCGGGACGGAACCGTCCAACATATCCCGGCGAAGCTGCTCGTTCCGGGCGACATCGTCCTGCTGGAGAGCGGTGACCGGGTTCCAGCCGATGTCCGCTGGCTGAAATGCAGCTCCCTGTACTGCGAGGAATCGGCGCTGACCGGTGAATCGCTGCCGGTGTCCAAACACTCAGAGCCGATTCACGACGAGGAGGTTCCCCTGGGAGACCAGAAGAATATCGGCTTCATGGGCACTATGGTCACCCGGGGAACGGGCAAGGCAATCGTCGTCCGGACAGGAATGGGCACGGAAATGGGCAAGATCGCCGATTTGATCCAGAGCACCGACGCCCAGGAAACGCCGCTCCAGCGGCGGCTGGAGCAGCTCGGTAAAATTCTGATTTACGTGTCGCTCGCATTGACCGTTGTTGTGGTGCTTGCAGGTATTTTGCACGGACAGCCCGCGGTTTCGATGTTCCTGGCCGGGGTCAGCCTGGCGGTTGCCGCGATTCCCGAGGGTCTGCCCGCAATTGTCACCATCGCGCTGGCGCTTGGCGTACAGCGGATGATCAAGCGCAAGGCTATCGTCCGCAAGCTGCCTTCAGTCGAGACGCTGGGCTGCGCTTCCGTCATCTGTTCCGACAAGACCGGAACGCTGACGCAGAATAAAATGACCGTCACCCGTGTCTGGAACGGAGGACGCAGTCTTGAGGTCACTGGCGAAGGGTACGCTCCGGAGGGAGCGGTGCTGCTCAAGGGCAAGCCTGCCGAATTGAAGAACGATCAGAGCCTGCGGCGGCTGCTGCAAATTGGCGCACTGTGCAACAACGCCGAGATTTACGAGACGGTTCCCGAGGAAGCAAAGGCCAAACGCAAAGGAAAAGGCAAGGTGAAAGGCGGTGACGGAGAAACGTCGCCGTCCGCAGCAGCCAAGGTATGGGAGCTTAAGGGCGATCCGACGGAAGGCGCACTCGTGGCGCTGTCCGCGAAGATGGGGCTAACCGCCTCGGCGCTAGCCGTAACCTTCTCCAGAGAGAAGGAGTTTCCCTTCGATTCCGAACGCAAGCTAATGTCGGTTATCGTGAGCCATCCCGGAGGCCGCATGGTGTGCACGAAGGGGGCGCCCGATGTGCTGCTGAGCCGCTGCTCTTATATGATGTGGGAGGGGCAGGTTGTTCCGTGTACGCCGACCTTGCGGCAAAAAGCGCTTGACGCTAACGAAGCGATGGCGTCGGACGCGCTCCGCGTCCTCGGTCTGGCTTACCGTGAGCTGCGGCCGAACGAACATGCCGATTCCGAGAAGGAGGCCGAAGGCCAACTGATCTTCGCAGGTCTCGCCGGCATGATCGACCCGCCGCGCCGGGAGGTGCGGGACGCGATCAGCGTCACCCGCCGGGCAGGCATCAAGACGGTGATGATTACCGGCGACCACGGCACGACCGCCGAGGCGATCGCCCATCAGCTCGGCATTCTCCAGCGCGGCGGCAAGGTGCTGACGGGCAGCCAGCTGTCGCGGATGGACGACGACGCGCTCGACAAATTGTCGGACAGCGTGTACGTCTATGCCCGCGTCTCGCCCGAGCACAAGCTGCGCATCGTGAAGTCGCTGCAGCGGCACGGCCATGTAGTCGCCATGACAGGCGACGGGGTCAACGACGCTCCGGCAATCAAGGCGGCTGACATCGGCATCGCCATGGGCATTACGGGCACCGATGTGACCAAGGAAGCGTCGGCGCTCATCCTGGGTGACGACAATTTCTCCACGATTGTGGCGGCGATCGAAGAGGGCCGGAGCATCTATGAGAATATCCGCAAATTCATCCGGTACTTGCTTGCATCGAATGTCGGCGAGATTCTGACAATGTTCTTTGCCATGATGCTAGGTCTGCCGCTTCCGCTCGTGCCTATTCAGATATTGTGGGTCAACCTGGTTACGGACGGTCTGCCGGCAATGGCGCTTGGCGTCGACCAGCCCGAGAAAGATTTAATGGAACACAAGCCGCGCGGCGCCAAAGAAAACATCTTTGCCCGCAGGCTCGGCTGGAAGATTGTCAGCCGAGGCATTCTGATCGGCCTCTGTACGCTCGCCGCCTTCTGGCTGACGCTTCGCGTCGCCCCGCAAGATCCGGCCCGGCTTATCCAGGCGCAATCGGTGGCGTTCGCCACCCTCGTTATGGCCCAGCTCTTTCATGTGTTCGACTGCCGGAGCTCCCGGTCCGTGTTTCACCGGAACCCGTTCCAGAACAAATATCTTGTGCTCGCGGTACTCTCGTCCGTGCTGCTGATGCTGGCGGTAATGTACATCCCCGCGCTGCAGCCTGTTTTCAAGACCGTACCGCTTGGCTTTAGAGACTGGTCGCTGTGCCTCGTTGCCTCCGGTATTCCAACCTTCCTGATGGGCGCAGCCAGCGTCTGGGGCGGGAAGCACAGCCGGAAGCGTCTCCGTGCAGGGGGCGTCGGCGGCGGACGGAGCATGCCGAAAAGTACAAAAATTTCGGCATAA
- the dapF gene encoding diaminopimelate epimerase has product MEFTKMHGLGNDFIVVFGEQSLPGNAPELAVKLCNRFFGIGADGLVYILPSERGDYMMRIMNSDGSEAEQCGNAIRCVAKYVYDHGHVQSEQIVIETIGAGEQKVKLQVKDGQVETVTVDMGEPILSGPQIPVDIEAEPVLGRPIETDGKEFTFTAVSMGNPHCVIYVDDAVSFDLTTWGPKLEVHPLFPRKVNVEFATVKDRGRIDMRVWERGAGPTLACGTGACATLVSSVLNGVSDRAAWVSLKGGDLYIEWNEEDNHVYMTGPAEAVFKGSVSI; this is encoded by the coding sequence ATGGAATTTACCAAAATGCACGGACTCGGCAATGACTTCATCGTCGTATTTGGCGAGCAGTCGCTGCCAGGCAACGCGCCAGAACTGGCCGTCAAATTATGCAATCGGTTCTTCGGCATAGGAGCTGACGGACTCGTATATATTCTGCCCTCGGAACGTGGCGATTACATGATGCGGATTATGAATTCCGACGGTTCCGAAGCGGAGCAGTGCGGCAATGCCATTCGCTGTGTGGCGAAATATGTATATGATCACGGACATGTGCAGTCGGAGCAAATCGTCATTGAAACGATCGGCGCGGGTGAACAGAAAGTGAAGCTGCAGGTGAAGGACGGGCAAGTGGAGACGGTAACGGTCGATATGGGCGAGCCCATTCTGTCGGGACCGCAAATTCCCGTAGATATCGAGGCTGAGCCGGTGCTGGGCCGCCCGATTGAGACGGACGGGAAGGAATTTACATTTACAGCCGTGTCGATGGGCAACCCGCACTGCGTTATATATGTGGACGACGCCGTTTCCTTCGATCTGACGACCTGGGGACCAAAGCTTGAAGTTCATCCTTTGTTCCCGCGTAAGGTGAATGTCGAATTCGCCACCGTGAAAGACCGCGGACGCATCGACATGCGGGTATGGGAACGGGGAGCCGGACCGACACTCGCCTGCGGAACCGGCGCTTGCGCTACGCTCGTCTCCTCCGTTCTTAACGGAGTGAGCGACCGGGCGGCGTGGGTAAGCCTGAAGGGCGGAGACCTGTACATTGAATGGAACGAAGAAGATAATCATGTATATATGACAGGACCGGCCGAAGCGGTATTTAAAGGGTCCGTATCCATATAA
- a CDS encoding spore germination protein, producing MKKNGPSSKGAPAGVSAAGTGNGAVPALTNNLEQTLGTIKRELGSSPDLKIRKFQIGSAEPVWVAAVFMDGLVNAVAVDEFVMGALLGNSADNTAEEMPRVPQERLQLILDRALELGETTVEDKWNEMMLSLLSGNTIILVDGCSKAIVGGTKGGEWRTVAEPSSQIVIRGPKDAFVESIITNIALIRRRIKSPKLWVEFMKFGTVTNTDVALLYMKDRAEKRVLDQVKMRLEKINIEAVLESSYIEQLIQDKVFTPFPTVYNTERPDVAAANLLEGRIVLIVDGTPFVLVVPTVLAQFLQSTDDYSQRFDSATLMRLVRYTSLIILLLGPSVFIALTTFHYEMVPTPMLISLLAQRENVPFPAAIEAMIMEAAFEILREAGVRMPRAVGQTVSVVGALILGTAVVEAGIITPVMVIVVALTGIASFAIPSYNFAVAGRIIRFGFLIAASMFGFYGITLGLIVLIAHINSLQSFGTPYLAPLSPFSIRGQKDTILRVPTFLINLRPDKLGQMNDNDESGKDNKTSDSGKDGRTGA from the coding sequence ATGAAAAAAAACGGACCAAGCAGTAAGGGAGCGCCTGCCGGAGTTTCGGCGGCCGGAACCGGAAACGGGGCTGTCCCTGCCCTTACAAATAATCTTGAGCAGACGCTCGGCACCATCAAGCGCGAGCTCGGTTCCAGTCCCGATCTGAAAATACGGAAATTTCAGATCGGTTCGGCTGAACCGGTCTGGGTGGCCGCCGTTTTTATGGACGGATTGGTCAATGCCGTAGCCGTTGATGAATTCGTGATGGGAGCATTATTGGGAAATTCCGCCGATAATACTGCAGAGGAAATGCCACGGGTGCCGCAGGAAAGGCTTCAGCTCATACTGGACAGGGCGCTGGAGCTAGGCGAAACCACGGTCGAAGACAAATGGAACGAAATGATGCTCTCCCTTCTGTCGGGCAACACCATCATTTTGGTAGACGGCTGCAGCAAGGCTATCGTGGGAGGAACGAAAGGGGGAGAATGGCGGACTGTTGCGGAGCCTTCCTCCCAAATTGTGATACGGGGACCAAAAGACGCTTTTGTCGAGTCGATCATTACAAATATTGCGCTGATCCGAAGACGGATCAAATCACCGAAGCTTTGGGTTGAATTTATGAAATTCGGCACGGTGACGAACACGGATGTAGCCCTTTTATATATGAAAGACAGGGCGGAAAAGAGAGTCCTTGACCAAGTCAAAATGCGCCTGGAAAAGATCAACATTGAAGCGGTTCTGGAATCAAGTTATATTGAGCAGCTCATTCAGGATAAAGTGTTTACCCCATTTCCAACGGTCTATAATACGGAGCGTCCGGATGTGGCGGCGGCCAATTTGCTGGAAGGTCGAATTGTTCTGATTGTTGACGGTACGCCTTTTGTGCTTGTCGTGCCGACGGTACTGGCGCAGTTCCTTCAATCGACCGATGATTACAGCCAGCGATTTGACAGTGCCACCCTAATGCGTTTGGTGCGTTATACAAGCCTGATCATTCTACTTCTTGGCCCTTCCGTCTTTATTGCGCTGACCACCTTCCATTACGAAATGGTACCGACGCCCATGCTGATCAGCCTGCTGGCCCAGCGGGAGAACGTTCCTTTTCCGGCCGCGATCGAAGCGATGATTATGGAGGCCGCGTTCGAAATCCTGAGGGAGGCCGGCGTCCGGATGCCGAGAGCGGTAGGACAGACAGTGTCGGTTGTCGGCGCCTTGATTCTGGGAACCGCGGTCGTGGAAGCAGGTATTATTACGCCGGTTATGGTCATTGTGGTTGCGTTGACCGGTATTGCCAGCTTTGCCATTCCCTCCTACAATTTCGCCGTCGCAGGGCGAATTATCCGTTTTGGATTTTTGATAGCCGCATCGATGTTTGGATTCTACGGCATTACGCTGGGACTGATCGTATTGATTGCGCATATCAACAGCCTCCAATCTTTTGGCACTCCCTATCTGGCACCGCTCAGCCCGTTTTCCATAAGAGGGCAAAAGGATACGATATTGAGAGTGCCTACGTTTTTGATTAATCTTAGACCTGACAAGCTGGGGCAAATGAACGACAACGATGAGTCAGGCAAGGATAATAAGACATCCGATTCCGGGAAGGATGGACGGACAGGTGCTTAA
- a CDS encoding Ger(x)C family spore germination protein translates to MLKLWKLLMMGLLLFQTGCWDSIELNRRAIVSGVSIDKGPTEDKRYSVSFQVVVADEITGKNSRGNSPVALYKGSGRSIYEALGNASRQSARILSLGHSKVIIISEELAREGIRDLMDIFERESEMRLSTLVFVSRGQPAEDILSVMTVFGRIPANDLVQKLETGNRSFGYNFRIEVDDVIRGILAKEGGAIINGVIVKGDLEAGGTKTNVEGIKPKAILKNAGLAVFKQDKLMAFQDGTAGIGLSLIHNKQKEYPLLLDFGKNESATFSMFKVHTSVTANAKDPEHPVIFISTRQQAALKEYNGSLDISKSSVLRNWEKLLSEETKKEIDTAVKEAMRLNSDYIRFNETMNRDNPKGWKRVKDRWDSIFPRCEVRIKVNTIIRHTEMRTRSLRSSGEGKE, encoded by the coding sequence GTGCTTAAATTATGGAAACTGCTCATGATGGGTCTTCTTCTTTTCCAGACTGGCTGCTGGGACAGCATTGAACTGAACCGAAGGGCTATTGTTTCAGGCGTATCTATCGATAAGGGGCCGACGGAGGACAAGAGATACAGCGTGTCCTTCCAAGTCGTCGTGGCGGATGAAATAACCGGGAAAAACAGTAGGGGGAACTCCCCTGTCGCCTTATACAAAGGGAGCGGCCGTTCCATTTATGAGGCGCTCGGCAACGCTTCCCGGCAATCCGCGCGAATTCTCTCTCTGGGCCATTCGAAGGTGATCATCATATCCGAAGAGCTCGCCCGTGAAGGGATCCGGGATCTCATGGATATTTTTGAACGGGAATCCGAAATGCGGCTCAGCACCTTGGTCTTTGTGTCCAGAGGACAGCCGGCGGAAGACATCCTTTCCGTGATGACGGTATTCGGCAGAATTCCTGCCAACGACCTTGTACAGAAGCTGGAAACGGGAAACCGCTCATTCGGTTACAATTTCCGAATTGAGGTGGATGATGTGATCCGCGGGATTTTGGCTAAAGAGGGAGGGGCGATTATCAACGGCGTGATTGTCAAGGGCGATCTGGAAGCGGGGGGAACGAAGACAAATGTGGAGGGCATAAAGCCGAAGGCTATCTTGAAAAACGCCGGACTTGCCGTATTCAAGCAGGATAAGCTGATGGCTTTTCAAGATGGAACGGCGGGAATAGGCCTGAGCCTGATCCATAACAAGCAGAAAGAATATCCGTTATTACTTGATTTTGGGAAAAACGAATCCGCCACCTTCAGTATGTTCAAGGTGCATACCTCGGTCACAGCCAATGCGAAAGATCCGGAGCATCCAGTTATCTTCATCAGCACCCGACAGCAAGCCGCCTTGAAAGAATACAACGGTTCTCTGGATATTTCCAAGTCTTCTGTACTGAGAAACTGGGAAAAGCTTCTGAGTGAAGAAACAAAGAAGGAAATTGATACCGCCGTCAAAGAGGCCATGCGTCTTAACAGCGATTATATCCGGTTCAATGAGACGATGAATCGGGATAATCCGAAAGGCTGGAAACGGGTGAAGGATCGCTGG